A single window of Chitinophaga sp. XS-30 DNA harbors:
- a CDS encoding PIG-L family deacetylase, with protein MLRYRTLCCLAAMLLCGFTALQAQTAPPLNAAEIRLQMKKLNTLGSVLYMAAHPDDENTRLLGYLAQESLYRTGYLSLTRGDGGQNLIGNEQAELLGLIRTQELLAARRIDGAEQFFTRANDFGFSKNPEETFTIWDRKKVLGDAVWVIRKFRPDVIICRFPADSRAGHGHHTASAMLAAEAFAAAADPAQFPEQLDKVEPWQVKRLLWNTYNFGGNNTTSNDQFKLDVGAYNALLGKGFGEIAAESRSQHKSQGFGVASSRGSSLEYFSTIKGDAPVHSLLDGVNTSWARVDGGDEIGRLIQNALIAYNMDDPAASVPALVDIRKKIRALPDGYWKTVKLQETDKLILACAGIWMEAFTRQGEIVPGESVETDLQFINRSRVPVTLKKISINGEDVGEEHLLPFNRFESIRKTVTVPQRTAISQPYWLQHPHPPGTYIINDPQLTGNPENIPSLRATFFLETGGETISVTRPLIYKFTDPVKGEVYRSLVIAPPVVASLDNQVFIFTQAAPQAVPVKIRSMKGNVSGAVRLQLPAGFRADKASIPYALEGKGDETEVVFQVSPVKINGQNIVDTLTVVTTANGREYTNSITTIQYDHIPSITIFPSASARLVTVDLKHNGRRIGYISGAGDKVAESLRQVGYMVTWLGEKEIMSGDLSQYDAIITGVRAYNTQPRLRYWQPRLLEYVKNGGVLLIQYNTSGGLVTDQMGPFPFSLSRDRVTNEFAPVKFLLPKDSLFSYPNTITQKDFAGWIQERGLYFPSQADKSYRKPFEMNDPGERPLDGSTIIANYGKGKYIYTGLAFFRQLPAGVPGAYRLFVNMISK; from the coding sequence ATGTTAAGATACCGCACCCTTTGCTGCCTGGCCGCCATGCTGTTATGTGGCTTTACCGCCCTGCAGGCACAGACAGCTCCTCCCTTGAATGCCGCCGAGATCCGGCTGCAGATGAAAAAACTGAATACGCTTGGAAGTGTATTATATATGGCCGCACATCCGGATGATGAAAATACCCGGCTGCTGGGTTATCTCGCGCAGGAAAGCCTGTACCGCACCGGCTATCTTTCCCTTACCCGCGGCGATGGCGGGCAAAACCTGATCGGCAACGAGCAGGCGGAGTTATTGGGACTGATCCGCACGCAGGAACTGCTGGCCGCCCGCCGCATTGATGGCGCGGAACAGTTCTTTACCCGCGCCAATGACTTCGGTTTCTCCAAGAACCCGGAGGAGACCTTTACCATCTGGGACCGTAAAAAAGTACTGGGTGATGCCGTATGGGTGATCCGCAAGTTCCGGCCGGATGTGATCATTTGCCGTTTCCCGGCGGATAGCCGCGCGGGGCATGGTCACCATACCGCATCCGCCATGCTGGCGGCGGAAGCCTTTGCGGCAGCGGCAGACCCTGCCCAGTTTCCCGAACAGCTGGATAAAGTAGAACCCTGGCAGGTAAAGCGCCTCTTATGGAATACCTATAATTTCGGCGGCAATAACACCACTTCCAACGACCAGTTCAAGCTGGATGTAGGCGCCTATAACGCTTTGCTGGGTAAAGGTTTTGGTGAAATAGCCGCAGAAAGCCGTTCCCAGCATAAAAGCCAGGGCTTCGGCGTGGCATCCTCCCGTGGCTCTTCCCTCGAATATTTCTCCACCATCAAAGGCGATGCCCCGGTCCACAGCCTGCTGGACGGCGTGAATACCAGCTGGGCACGCGTTGACGGCGGTGATGAGATCGGCCGGTTGATACAGAACGCCCTGATCGCATACAATATGGATGATCCGGCGGCCAGTGTGCCAGCCCTTGTCGATATCCGCAAAAAGATCCGCGCATTGCCGGACGGCTACTGGAAAACGGTCAAACTGCAGGAAACCGATAAACTGATCCTGGCCTGCGCCGGCATCTGGATGGAAGCATTTACCCGCCAGGGCGAGATCGTTCCGGGCGAATCTGTGGAAACGGACCTTCAGTTCATCAACCGCAGCAGGGTGCCCGTTACCCTGAAAAAGATCAGCATCAATGGCGAAGATGTGGGGGAGGAACACCTGCTGCCGTTCAACCGTTTTGAATCCATCCGGAAAACGGTGACCGTGCCGCAGCGCACCGCTATTTCACAGCCTTACTGGCTGCAGCATCCGCATCCGCCCGGCACTTACATCATCAATGATCCGCAGCTGACCGGCAACCCGGAGAATATTCCTTCGCTCAGGGCTACTTTCTTCCTGGAAACAGGTGGAGAAACCATTTCCGTGACAAGACCGCTCATTTACAAATTCACCGATCCCGTCAAGGGCGAGGTATATCGTTCCCTGGTGATAGCGCCGCCTGTTGTGGCCTCGCTGGATAACCAGGTGTTCATCTTCACACAGGCCGCACCGCAGGCCGTGCCGGTAAAAATACGTTCCATGAAAGGCAATGTCAGCGGCGCCGTGCGCCTGCAGTTGCCCGCAGGGTTCCGGGCGGACAAAGCATCGATCCCCTATGCCCTGGAAGGCAAGGGAGATGAAACGGAAGTTGTATTCCAGGTGTCGCCGGTGAAGATAAACGGGCAGAACATCGTGGATACGTTAACCGTTGTGACCACAGCTAACGGCAGAGAATATACGAACAGCATCACCACCATTCAATACGACCATATTCCGTCCATTACCATTTTCCCCTCCGCCAGCGCAAGGCTGGTAACGGTGGACCTGAAACACAACGGCCGCCGCATCGGCTATATTTCCGGGGCAGGGGACAAGGTGGCGGAATCGCTGCGGCAGGTGGGCTACATGGTCACCTGGCTGGGAGAGAAAGAGATCATGAGCGGCGACCTTTCCCAATATGATGCGATCATTACCGGCGTCCGCGCCTACAATACCCAGCCACGGCTGCGTTACTGGCAGCCGCGGTTGCTGGAGTATGTGAAGAACGGCGGAGTGCTGCTGATACAGTACAACACCAGCGGCGGGCTGGTCACTGACCAGATGGGCCCTTTCCCCTTCAGCCTCTCCCGGGACCGGGTAACGAACGAGTTTGCACCCGTGAAATTCCTGCTGCCAAAGGATTCCCTGTTCAGCTATCCTAATACCATCACGCAAAAGGATTTCGCGGGATGGATTCAGGAACGGGGATTGTATTTCCCTTCCCAGGCAGATAAAAGCTACCGCAAACCGTTTGAAATGAACGATCCCGGAGAACGCCCGCTGGACGGCTCCACCATCATCGCGAATTACGGTAAGGGAAAATATATTTACACCGGCCTTGCTTTCTTCCGCCAGCTACCCGCCGGCGTTCCGGGAGCATACCGGCTGTTTGTGAACATGATATCGAAATAA
- a CDS encoding DMT family protein, with product MRTILLLLVSNVFMTFAWYGHLKHTNVPLWKVVLISWGIAFFEYCFMVPANRYGYTDGFNGFQLKMVQEVITLTVFCVFAVLFLKEPLRWNYLISFALLLGAVYFMFKK from the coding sequence ATGCGCACCATTCTGTTGTTACTGGTCTCCAACGTTTTTATGACGTTTGCCTGGTATGGGCATCTCAAACATACCAATGTTCCGCTATGGAAAGTGGTACTGATCAGCTGGGGGATCGCCTTCTTCGAATACTGCTTTATGGTGCCGGCTAACCGTTACGGATATACGGACGGGTTCAACGGCTTCCAGCTAAAAATGGTGCAGGAAGTGATCACATTGACCGTTTTCTGCGTTTTTGCCGTGCTGTTCCTGAAGGAGCCGTTGCGCTGGAACTACCTCATATCTTTTGCCCTGCTGTTGGGAGCCGTATATTTCATGTTCAAAAAGTAA
- a CDS encoding ABC transporter permease, with product MFRNYLLIAYRNIVRHKLFTVINIFGLSLSMSLCLLVIMQISKDIGYDHFHPQPERTYRVITELSDPQGNAWKLASSPLPLRDALTRDKVEVVQLYPVLKGRATEGKKTLPVNGCYTDPAFFRVFGFRLAKGNPAMALQLPNSIVLSHETARRFFGNADAMGRIISMGSLGDYLVTGVFEPQTADTHIRFDAYASASTIPRLEKEGALPEKLQNWNAYSDAYTYLILPDGVQKKQMSGNLERLAASLVDDPSRGSIQFHLQPLDGITPSWDDIYNDFHSGATWGKIMAAAGIAFIILLSACFNYTNLSIARSLTRAKEVGIRKVSGATRLQIFGQYIMEAVLISLFSLMLAWLLLMLNIRHRVFDIIPETIVTWQIFLAFLGFSLFTGLLAGSLPAWILSAFNPAQVLKSMPSFHLLGRMNLRKGLLIFQLSVSLVITVFLFAFYRQFTYMADADPGFDATQILSLQLQGNPPDLLMHEISALSGVENVAATSGNFGRFHGERVPLKAGKEDDPVKTSLFYVDRQFIPMMGLQFLAGNNFLPQRDRSLLIINEKAAATFGFKTPFDAVGQRVWLNDSSVMQISGVLKNFHFENMGVAIAPLAFRIDSANFQLLNIKVNTGDKAHTMNMVAAAWQHVYPGQPLQAYWLSEKIHEDNAQKRSITTLGVLALMAIVIALMGLLAMVIYTTELRRKEIGIRKVMGAGSGSLMMLLSRGFIKLLLIAGGIALPAGYLLSHLFLQNFALRTPYGLGSVMLCFFIMLFITLLTIISQTWKAARVNPADSLRSE from the coding sequence ATGTTTCGTAATTATCTGCTGATTGCGTACCGCAATATCGTCCGGCACAAGCTTTTTACCGTTATCAATATTTTTGGCCTGTCATTAAGCATGAGCCTCTGCCTGCTGGTCATTATGCAGATCAGTAAGGACATCGGTTACGATCATTTCCATCCGCAACCGGAACGCACTTATCGTGTAATTACGGAACTGAGCGATCCGCAGGGTAATGCCTGGAAGCTGGCCAGTTCTCCTCTGCCGTTGCGTGATGCGCTGACCAGGGATAAAGTGGAGGTGGTTCAGTTGTATCCCGTACTGAAAGGCAGGGCAACGGAAGGCAAAAAAACACTGCCGGTGAACGGGTGTTATACTGACCCCGCATTTTTCCGTGTATTCGGGTTCAGGCTCGCAAAAGGGAATCCGGCCATGGCGCTGCAGTTGCCAAACAGTATTGTGCTCAGTCACGAAACGGCCCGAAGGTTCTTTGGGAATGCGGATGCTATGGGCAGGATCATTTCAATGGGAAGCCTCGGTGACTACCTGGTTACCGGGGTGTTTGAGCCACAGACGGCCGACACGCACATCCGGTTTGATGCCTATGCGTCTGCCAGCACAATACCGCGACTGGAAAAAGAGGGTGCCCTGCCGGAAAAACTGCAGAACTGGAATGCTTACAGTGATGCCTATACTTATCTGATACTGCCGGACGGTGTTCAGAAAAAGCAGATGAGCGGCAATCTGGAACGCCTGGCGGCTTCACTGGTTGATGATCCCTCCCGGGGAAGCATTCAGTTCCACTTGCAGCCGCTTGACGGGATCACGCCTTCCTGGGATGATATTTATAACGACTTTCACAGTGGCGCCACCTGGGGCAAGATAATGGCCGCGGCAGGAATCGCTTTTATCATACTGCTGTCTGCCTGCTTCAATTACACGAATCTCTCCATCGCCAGATCGCTTACACGCGCAAAGGAAGTTGGTATCCGAAAGGTTTCCGGAGCCACCCGGTTGCAAATATTCGGACAATATATCATGGAGGCGGTGCTGATATCACTTTTTTCTCTTATGCTGGCCTGGTTGCTGCTGATGCTTAATATCCGGCACCGGGTATTTGACATCATACCCGAGACGATAGTCACCTGGCAGATATTCCTGGCATTCCTTGGATTCAGTCTTTTCACCGGTCTGCTTGCGGGATCGCTGCCAGCCTGGATATTATCAGCTTTCAATCCGGCCCAGGTATTGAAAAGCATGCCTTCTTTCCATCTTCTGGGCAGGATGAATTTGCGTAAAGGGCTGCTGATCTTCCAGTTGTCAGTTTCCCTGGTGATCACTGTTTTCCTGTTTGCATTCTACCGGCAGTTTACTTATATGGCGGATGCGGATCCCGGTTTTGACGCAACGCAGATTCTGAGCCTGCAGCTGCAGGGAAATCCCCCGGATTTGCTGATGCATGAAATTTCGGCGCTAAGCGGTGTGGAGAACGTAGCAGCTACCTCCGGGAACTTTGGGCGCTTCCATGGTGAACGCGTTCCGCTTAAAGCCGGCAAAGAGGATGATCCGGTGAAAACGAGCCTCTTTTATGTAGACAGGCAGTTTATCCCCATGATGGGGCTCCAGTTTCTGGCTGGCAATAATTTCCTTCCGCAGCGCGACCGCTCACTACTGATCATCAACGAAAAGGCTGCCGCAACGTTCGGTTTTAAAACGCCTTTCGATGCTGTTGGACAAAGGGTGTGGCTGAACGATTCTTCCGTGATGCAAATAAGCGGGGTCCTGAAGAATTTCCATTTCGAGAACATGGGAGTGGCGATAGCCCCCCTGGCATTCAGGATAGACAGCGCGAATTTCCAGTTGCTGAACATTAAAGTGAATACGGGCGATAAGGCACATACAATGAATATGGTAGCTGCGGCCTGGCAGCACGTATATCCTGGTCAACCTCTCCAGGCCTATTGGCTTTCAGAGAAAATTCATGAAGATAATGCCCAGAAACGCAGTATTACTACATTGGGGGTCCTGGCGCTGATGGCCATTGTAATTGCCCTGATGGGATTGCTCGCGATGGTGATCTATACTACCGAGCTACGCCGAAAGGAAATTGGCATACGGAAGGTAATGGGAGCCGGTAGCGGCAGCCTTATGATGCTGCTATCCCGGGGTTTTATCAAGCTACTGTTGATTGCCGGGGGGATTGCGCTGCCTGCGGGATATTTGTTGAGCCATCTTTTTCTGCAAAATTTTGCGCTGCGTACTCCCTATGGCTTGGGAAGTGTGATGCTCTGCTTTTTTATAATGCTGTTCATTACCCTGCTTACAATTATCTCCCAGACCTGGAAAGCTGCCAGGGTAAATCCTGCCGACAGCCTCAGGAGCGAATGA
- a CDS encoding aspartate carbamoyltransferase catalytic subunit, which yields MSLSVKHLLGIRDLTRQDIELIFQTADQLKEVLQRPIKKVPTLRDTTIVNVFFENSTRTRISFELAEKRLGADVVNFSASGSSVSKGETLIDTVNNILSMKVDMVVMRHSATGAPHFLARHINVPIVNAGDGINEHPTQALLDAFSIRERLGSVEGKKIAICGDIMHSRVALSNIYCLKKLGAEVTVVGPPTLIPKHIGQALGVNVSYNMREALAWADVANVLRIQLERQNMPLFSSLREYSLAYGVNRKLLDSLQKDIVIMHPGPINRGVELSSDVADSGQSIILDQVENGVATRMAVLYLLARKES from the coding sequence ATGTCACTCTCTGTTAAACATCTATTAGGTATTCGCGATCTGACGCGTCAGGATATAGAGCTCATCTTTCAAACTGCCGACCAATTAAAGGAAGTTCTGCAACGGCCTATTAAGAAGGTCCCTACTTTAAGAGATACCACTATCGTTAATGTATTTTTCGAAAACTCCACGCGCACCCGCATCTCGTTTGAGCTGGCGGAAAAGCGGCTTGGGGCGGATGTGGTGAATTTCTCGGCCTCGGGGTCTTCCGTATCAAAAGGCGAAACACTGATCGACACGGTCAACAACATCCTGTCCATGAAAGTGGATATGGTGGTCATGCGGCATTCCGCCACCGGCGCCCCACATTTCCTGGCCAGGCACATCAACGTGCCGATCGTGAATGCAGGGGACGGTATCAATGAGCATCCCACACAAGCCCTGCTGGACGCTTTCTCCATCCGGGAACGGCTGGGCAGCGTAGAAGGCAAGAAAATCGCCATTTGCGGCGATATTATGCATTCCCGTGTAGCCCTGTCCAATATTTACTGCCTGAAAAAACTCGGCGCTGAAGTAACGGTGGTAGGCCCGCCCACGCTGATCCCCAAGCATATCGGGCAGGCATTGGGCGTGAACGTCAGCTACAATATGCGCGAGGCCCTCGCCTGGGCGGACGTTGCCAACGTACTGCGCATTCAGCTCGAACGCCAGAACATGCCGCTGTTCTCTTCCCTCCGGGAGTATTCCCTGGCATACGGCGTCAACCGGAAACTGCTGGACAGCCTGCAAAAAGACATTGTGATCATGCATCCCGGCCCCATCAACAGGGGAGTGGAGCTGAGTTCCGATGTGGCGGACTCCGGCCAGTCCATTATCCTGGACCAGGTGGAGAACGGCGTCGCCACCCGCATGGCCGTGCTGTACCTGCTGGCGAGGAAAGAATCCTGA
- the pyrR gene encoding bifunctional pyr operon transcriptional regulator/uracil phosphoribosyltransferase PyrR: MKSILTDRQLAITIDRLSHQLIENHLNFSDTVLIGLQPRGIYLSDRIYHNLQRLLPGVQIPYGRLDITFYRDDYKSGKGLQAPDETDIEFSLENKRVVLIDDVLYTGRTIRSAMDAMLDFGRPAAIELLVLIDRRFSRELPIQPDYTGRTIDAIITERVKVLWKERDGKDEVVLIA; the protein is encoded by the coding sequence TTGAAATCTATTTTGACGGACCGGCAACTCGCGATCACTATCGACAGGCTTAGTCACCAACTGATAGAAAACCATCTGAATTTTTCGGATACTGTGCTGATAGGCCTGCAGCCGCGTGGCATCTACCTGTCTGACAGGATATATCATAACCTGCAGCGGCTCCTGCCGGGGGTACAGATCCCTTACGGCCGGCTGGATATTACCTTTTACCGGGACGATTACAAAAGCGGCAAAGGGCTTCAGGCGCCTGACGAGACCGATATCGAGTTTTCCCTGGAGAACAAACGTGTGGTATTGATCGATGATGTGCTGTACACCGGCAGAACGATCCGTTCCGCGATGGATGCCATGCTGGACTTCGGCCGCCCGGCCGCCATAGAGCTGCTGGTGCTGATAGACCGGCGTTTCAGCCGGGAGCTGCCCATACAACCCGATTATACCGGCAGAACGATCGATGCGATCATTACGGAACGGGTGAAAGTATTGTGGAAAGAAAGAGATGGAAAAGATGAAGTTGTGTTGATAGCATAA
- a CDS encoding peroxiredoxin, which produces MLLTLAIFGFGSTAKSQIANGSKVPDFELKDQDGKNFKLSDALAKGPVVVYFYPKDDTPGCTKEACSFRDSFEQFKDEGVQVVGISADDVASHKKFAEKYKLPFTLLSDEGNEVRKLFGVPKTMMLPGRVTYVLDKNGVVVHQFNSMTKAEQHVEEAIAAVKKM; this is translated from the coding sequence ATGCTTTTGACACTAGCCATATTCGGTTTCGGCTCTACCGCAAAATCACAGATCGCCAACGGCTCCAAAGTGCCGGATTTTGAACTGAAAGACCAGGACGGTAAAAACTTCAAACTATCTGACGCACTGGCCAAAGGCCCTGTTGTTGTTTATTTTTATCCGAAAGATGATACCCCGGGCTGCACAAAGGAAGCCTGCTCATTTCGTGATTCCTTCGAGCAATTCAAGGACGAAGGTGTACAGGTAGTAGGGATCAGCGCGGACGATGTAGCCTCCCACAAAAAATTTGCGGAGAAATACAAACTGCCTTTCACTTTGCTGAGTGATGAGGGTAACGAGGTGCGCAAACTGTTTGGCGTACCCAAAACCATGATGCTGCCCGGCAGGGTGACCTATGTGCTGGACAAGAACGGCGTAGTGGTGCATCAGTTCAATTCCATGACCAAAGCGGAACAGCATGTGGAAGAAGCGATTGCTGCTGTTAAAAAGATGTAA
- a CDS encoding SusD/RagB family nutrient-binding outer membrane lipoprotein translates to MNKHKKLPLLTLACSLMITACTKDFKDINTNPAGVKPDVFLADFKALALPLQNAQRSLHHYINWQYQLQRNLNSDIYSGYMMTPTPFNGGNNNSNYFMMDGWNEWILNIAYDGVMQGVADYEKFKPEYTGVDFNDTDALGLILKVMEMHKVADIFGPLIYTKYSKPNADLSIDFDSQENGYKAFFADLDVAVEKLKPYAAGTKTVTTAFKNADLIYGGDPQKWLKLANTLRLRLALRIVYADATLAKTEGEKALDPASGGLLDGNSDNALVDYGSESPIVVIIEDWSDIRTGAPLASLLQGYSDPRITRYMTPASDAAVSGQFIGIRNGVAIDDKSRYSGYSKPIASAASANYFDRLKAKAKIMTAAEAWFLKAEAALRNWSNAGNAETNYETAVERSFEEWGAGPATAYLQNNTATASPYIDPKSMVANANNVPAGNPNLSTVTIQWNAGDTDERNLERIITQKWIALYPDGQEAWTEFRRTGYPKLFPVIVNNSNGSISGFIKRLPIPSKFRNSNQGGYTRALTMLDGPDNGGTKVWWDKK, encoded by the coding sequence ATGAACAAACATAAAAAACTCCCGTTATTGACGCTGGCCTGCTCGCTGATGATAACGGCCTGTACAAAAGACTTCAAGGATATCAATACCAATCCGGCAGGCGTTAAACCGGATGTATTCCTTGCTGATTTCAAGGCGCTGGCCCTTCCGCTGCAGAATGCGCAGCGCAGCCTTCATCATTATATCAACTGGCAATATCAATTGCAGCGCAATCTTAACTCCGATATCTACAGCGGTTATATGATGACGCCGACCCCGTTCAACGGCGGCAACAACAACAGCAACTATTTCATGATGGATGGATGGAACGAGTGGATACTGAATATTGCATACGACGGCGTGATGCAGGGTGTGGCGGACTATGAGAAATTCAAGCCCGAATACACCGGGGTGGATTTCAATGATACCGATGCACTGGGGCTGATCCTGAAAGTGATGGAAATGCATAAAGTAGCAGACATCTTCGGACCGCTTATTTACACGAAGTACAGCAAGCCGAATGCCGACCTGTCCATCGATTTCGATTCCCAGGAAAATGGTTACAAGGCGTTTTTCGCCGACCTGGACGTGGCGGTGGAAAAGCTGAAACCTTATGCCGCCGGCACCAAAACAGTGACCACCGCATTCAAGAACGCCGACCTTATCTATGGCGGAGATCCTCAGAAATGGCTGAAACTGGCGAATACCCTTCGCCTGCGGCTGGCATTGAGGATCGTGTATGCTGATGCCACGCTGGCAAAAACAGAAGGGGAAAAAGCACTGGACCCCGCCAGCGGGGGACTGCTGGACGGCAACAGCGATAACGCGCTCGTTGATTACGGATCGGAAAGCCCGATAGTGGTGATCATTGAGGACTGGAGCGATATCCGCACCGGCGCGCCGCTGGCTTCTTTATTGCAGGGATACAGCGATCCGCGCATCACCCGGTATATGACCCCGGCGTCCGATGCAGCGGTCAGCGGCCAGTTCATCGGCATCCGCAACGGCGTAGCTATAGATGACAAGTCGAGATACTCCGGATACTCCAAACCCATCGCCTCCGCTGCTTCCGCCAACTATTTCGACAGGCTGAAGGCCAAAGCCAAGATCATGACCGCGGCAGAAGCCTGGTTCCTGAAAGCCGAAGCTGCCCTGCGGAACTGGAGCAATGCAGGAAACGCCGAAACCAATTACGAGACCGCCGTGGAACGGTCTTTTGAAGAATGGGGCGCAGGGCCGGCCACTGCCTACCTTCAGAACAACACCGCCACCGCCAGCCCCTATATCGATCCAAAATCTATGGTCGCCAATGCGAACAACGTACCGGCTGGCAATCCCAACCTCAGCACCGTTACCATTCAATGGAATGCCGGTGATACGGATGAACGCAACCTCGAAAGGATCATCACCCAGAAATGGATCGCGCTATACCCTGACGGCCAGGAAGCCTGGACCGAATTCAGGCGCACCGGTTATCCGAAACTGTTCCCCGTGATCGTGAACAACAGCAACGGCAGCATTTCCGGGTTCATCAAACGTTTGCCCATTCCTTCCAAATTCAGGAACAGCAACCAGGGCGGCTATACGAGGGCGCTCACCATGCTGGATGGTCCGGATAACGGTGGAACAAAGGTCTGGTGGGATAAAAAATAA